One Stenotrophomonas maltophilia R551-3 genomic window, TGGCTGGGGATGTAGGCATTGCCGGGCTCACCTACGCCGAGCCCACTGATGCCGTACAGCAGTTCACGCGCGTCCAGCTTGGCCGCATCGGCGATGCGGAACAGCTGTTCGGCCTTCACATGCGAGGGACTGACATGGTCGTTGAGCCAGTTGCTGATGGTTGCCGTCGTCGAATGCGCGGCGCGGGCCAGATCGGCCGGGCGTGGATGCCCGGCTTTCTTCATGGCGGTGGCGAGTCGTTGGCCGAGAGTATTCATCTATGCAAGCCAGCTTAACGCGTGGAATGCGAAGAATCCTTGTCGCAAGAATAAGGCTGGTTAACAGAAGGACCGGCCATGACCGAATTCTGGAGCAAGGGGCAGGTGCGTACCCGGTTGGGCTTCCGGACCGACGCCGAACTGGCGCGTTTCTTCGGCATAAGCCGATCCGCAGTGTCGCAATGGCCCAGGGACTTTCCAATCCCGGCATTGCGGCAATACATCCTGCACCAGCGCTATCCGAATCTGTTCCCTGCAACTGAGGCCGCGGAAGGTAAATCCATCTGATCTGCGCCGCATTCTGTCGCATCTAGCACTCTAAGCACTTTTTGTTAAGTATGCTTAGCAACATAGGCAGATTCGATCAATCCGGGTTTGCCGATCAGTGATGTCTACTGGCGAGCGGAGCGGTCGAGGCAGGTCGCGTGTCGGCTTCGGACCATCCGGCGACCCCGTGGGCCCGTATGCAGTTTCGTGAACGATTAATAATTTCGATCACGAATGTCGCCGCATGTAATTGACCTGTCGTGAAATCTATGACTAATTGGCATCAACTGGGCGTGAAGCCCGGGAGTCTTTCAGTAGCACGCAAGTGAGTCGGTAGACCGTCAACAATGCAGAACAAGTCCAACGGAGGTCGTATGGAATACGGCATGCATGGCTTGGCTGAACGGGTACGCCGCGAACTGGAAGCCAGCTATCACAAACACGGATGCGGTCCGGCGTTCTGGGATACCTACCAGCAGGTGCTGGACCGCCTGGTCCCGCAGGGGACCGAGCGTACTGAAGTCACCAATGAAATGGCGTTGATCATCGAGCAGCTGGGCATCGTCCGACGAGCGCAGCTGGTCCCGCCGAACGCCAGCGGGCCGCGTTGATTCAGAGCAGGCGCCAGGCGCCGCAGGCAAGCAGCGCCAGCAGCATTGAAAGCAGGCCCAGGGTCCGCGGTCGCCACCAGCGCCGCGGTTGCCCGGCCATCGACTGTGGACTGCAATAGCGCACCAGCCCCGGACCGAAGCCGGCCCGGTGCTGTTGCTGTGCGCAGGCTTCCATGCAGGCGCCGCAGGCCAGGCAATCGGCCTGCGGCCCGTGGCGGATGTCCAGTTGCATCGGGCAGGCGTTGACGCAGGCAGCGCAGTCGGTGCAGTCGCCCAGGCGGTTGGCGCTGAAGACGGGCATCGGCCCGGCCAGCAACGGATGCGCAGCACGGAACACGTAGTCCTGCGCAGTTGTTGGATCGAGCAGGCCACGACCGCGGCCGAGAACGCCTCCCAGGCCGGAAGGCCGCGACCCGCGTGGTTCACCCCGACGCGCGTCGTACATCATGCGCGGCGTGTGTGGATCGGTCAGCAGCGGCTGCATGCGTGCGAACGGGCACAGCGAGCGGCAGACCTGCTCGCGCAGGAAGCCGGCATTGCCCAAGGTAGCGGTCGCATAGAACAGCACCCAGAACGTTTCCCAACGGCTCCAGCCCGCGTGCGGCAGCGCCGACACCAGTTCGCCGATTGGACTGAACAGTCCGACGAAGGTCATGCCGGTCCACAGTGACAACAGTCCCCAGGCCACCTGCGTGGCGGGGCGTGCCATTGATGCCGGCAGCATGCGGGCCACGGCGCGTGCGATCCAGTCGAAGGCACGGCGCCACAGTGTCTGCGGGCAGGCGTGGCCGCACCAGATGCGCCCGGCAAGATGGGTGAGCAGCGCAAGGCCCACCGCCAGCGCTGCCAATAGTCCGATCAGTACGCCGGCGTCGCCAGGCCACAGCGTCCAGCCGAACAGGTCGAAGCGTCGCGCGTTGATGTCCAGCAGCAGGGCCTGGCGACCGTCCCAGCGCAGCCACGGCAGTGCGTAGAACAGCACCAGCAGGGCGGCGCTGAGCGGGCCGCGCCAGTGCCACGGTCCGGGTGTCGTGGTGCAGGTCGTGCTCATCCCAGCGGCAGCTCGTCGTCGTCGTCGCTCGGCAACGGTCGTTGCAGATACCAGGTGACTGCACTGGACAGCGCCGTCACCGCCCAGAACATGAAGAAGCCAGCGCTGTAGCCCAGCTCGCGGCTGATCACCGTGCCGGGGAAGCTGATCGCCTGCAGGCGCAGCGGGTCGACGAAGGCGAAGAACACCACGCTGGCCACGCCGGCGGCAATGAAGCTGGGCCAGAGAATGGCGCCCCATTGCTGGATCAGTCGCTGGCGGCGGCTGGGAGAGGGTCTGTTCATGCTGTCCCGGTTCGAAAAGTGGGCGGCGCGTATACTCCGCCGGGCTGGCGCAGCATCCGCAGGGCATGCTTCCTGCAAGCGCGCCAGCCTAGGTGCAGCGGACTGCGCCGACATTGATCTGGATCAACGGTGGTGATGGCCGGCTGCGGCACACTGCCGGCAAGCTTTGGGTACCCCGATGACCGCAATACCTCCGCCAGCCCTTCCCGTCGCCTCGCCGGAGTTGTGCACCGAGCAGGAAGTCTCCCGCCTGGTCCACGACTTCTATGCCCGCGTGCGCGAGGAAGAACGGCTGGGGCCGGTGTTCGGCGCGCACGTCCATGATTGGCCGGAGCATCTGGCGCAGCTGGTCGACTTCTGGTCGGCGATGCTGCGTGGCACCCGCCGCTTCAAGGGCTCGCCGATGTCCAAGCACATGGCCATTGAACTGGACAAGGATCTGTTCGACCGCTGGCTGGTGCTGTTCCGGATCACCACTGCCGAATGCAACAACCCGCCGATGCAGGAACTGGCCAACGATGTGGCCGCACGCATCGGAGACACCTTCTGGAAGCGCTACCAGATGCTGCGCTGGCCGCAGGTCGGCCTGCCGGTGCTGGGGATCCCCGCCAAGGATTGATCTGGGTCAAGGCGGCGCAGGCCGCCCGGCGCGATGCTGGCGCCATGGACACGTTCTCTCCCGCCGCTGGCGGCCTGGCCTGGAATTTCGACCCCGACCTGCTGCGTCGGCACGACCGCCCGGGGCCGCGCTACACCTCGTATCCGACCGCGCCGCATTTCCATGATGGCTTCGACGCACCGGCGTTGCGCCAGGCAATTGCCGACAGCAACCAGCTGGCCCGCGCGCTGTCGCTGTACGTGCACGTGCCGTTCTGTTCCAGCCCGTGCTTCTACTGCGGCTGCAACCGGGTGATCAGCCGTGATCGCGGCCGTGGCCACAGCTATGTCTCGCGGGTGCTGGCCGAGGCCGACCTGCTGGCGCCGCAGTTCGAGGATGGTCGCGAGGTCATCCAGCTGCATCTGGGCGGCGGCACGCCGAACTTCCTCGACGCCGAGGCGATGACCACGCTGATCGAAGGGCTGCGCCGGCGTTTCGACTTCAGCGATTCGTCACAGCGCGATTTCTCCATCGAGCTCGATCCGCGCTTCATCGATACCCCCGACGTGGCGATGCTGGCCCGGCTGGGGTTCAACCGCGCAAGCCTGGGCGTGCAGGATTTCGACCCGCAGGTGCAGGAATCGATCAACCGCGTGCAGGGCGTGCAGCAGACGCTGGACATCCTGCGCGCCTGCCGCGACAGCGGCATGCGCTCGGTCAACGTCGACCTGATCTATGGCCTGCCGGGGCAAAGCCTGGAGGGCTTCGGGCGCACATTGGAACTGGTGCTGGCGCTGCGCCCGGATCGTTTGGCGGTCTACGGATATGCGCACCTGCCGCATCTGTTCCGCGCGCAGAAGCAGATCGACGAAAGCCGGTTGCCGTCGCCGGAAGACAAGCTGGCGCTGCTGGGCCTGGCGGTGGAGAGGCTCTCCGCGGCCGGCTACCAGTACATCGGCATGGATCACTTCGCGTTGCCGGAAGAGGACCTGTCACGCGCGCAGCGTGCCGGCCAGCTGCATCGCAATTTCATGGGCTACACCACCCACGCCGATACCGATCTGCTCGGCCTGGGCGTGAGTGCGATCAGCCACATCGGGGCCACTTACAGCCAGAATCCGCGTGACCTGCCGTCCTGGGAGGATGCGGTGGATCACGGCCAACTGCCAGTCTGGCGTGGCGTGGCACTGAGTGCCGACGATCAACTGCGCGCGGAACTGATCCAGCAGCTGATGTGCCAGGGCGAGGTGGATGGTGCCGTGCTGGGCCAGCGCCATGGTGTCGACTTCGAGCAGTACTTCGCCGAAGACCTGCGTTCGGTGCAACGCCTGCAGGACGACGGTCTGGCCGAGTACCGTGAGGGTGTGGTGCGCGCCAGTGAACCGGGACGGCCGCTGCTGCGGCTGCTGGCAATGTGCTTCGATCCGTACCTGCGCGCGGCGCATGAGCAGCCGCGTTATTCGCGCGCGATCTGACGGCTCGCTGCGCTGTGCGTGTGTGGTGCCCGGAGCCGGAATCGAACCGGCATGGGGTTGCCCCCGGCGGATTTTAAGTCCGATGCGTCTACCAGTTTCGCCATCCGGGCCTGCAGCGCGGCGCCGATTGTAGCCCACCTGCCGCACGACGGCTGGATTGCACCGGAGCAGTGACCTGCGGGGACGTGCTTAACTGTTGTGCCTGTTCATGTCATAGTCCCAACCATCGTTCCCAGGGGGGGAGCCACCTGATGTCGCTGCACGCGATTGCCTATGCCAGTGAGGCCCGCGCCGATCTGCAGACAACCGATCTTGACCGCCTGCTGGCCGATGCCACGGCATTCAATCGTGTAGCCGGCGTCACCGGCGTGCTGATGTTCGACGGCACGCGCTTCCTGCAGTACCTGGAGGGTCCGGAAGATGGCATCGATTCGGTGTTCCCGCGCATCCTCAACGCGCGCAGTCATGGGCAGCTGAAGGTGTTGTGCCGCGCCCCGGTTGCGCAGCGTGCGTTCCCGCGCTGGTCGATGGGCACGCGCCGGATCGAAGCGGACCTGCTTGCGCAGATCATCGACGCCGCCTGGCCGGGCTTCCTGCTGGGCAGCGGTGGCTTCGAACGCCTGCGCCAGGCCTGGACCGGTGCTGATGGCGAGCTCGAACCGGCAGCGGTGGCACTGGGGTCCTGAACCGCCTTGGCGGCGGGGGGGCGAGGCCGTTACGCTGTAGTCTTTCCGGCGTGGGTTCCTCCGAGTGGTACAGCGAATGAGCGTATTGGCCGAAGCCATGGCTGCGAACGTGAAGCCTTGCCTGTTGCACAGGGCGTGCCGATGAGTGTGCCTGTTGCAGCGGCCGACGCACCCCGTTTTGCGGTGATCGGCCTGGGCTATGTCGGCCTGCCGCTGGCGGTGGCCTTCGGCCGGCACTGGCCGACGCTGGGTTTCGACATCGATGCCGGGCGCATCGCCGAGCTGCGCAAAGGCGTGGATCACACGCTGGAAATGGAAGCCGACGAGCTGGTCACTGCGCAGCTGCTGGAGTACGGCAGTGATCCGGATCTGCTTGACGCGTGCAACGTCTATGTCGTGACCGTGCCGACGCCGATCGATGCCTACGAGCAGCCCGACCTGGAGCCGCTGCGCTCGGCGACGCGGTTGATCGCCAGCCACCTGCGTGCCGGCGACCTGGTGATCTACGAATCCACGGTGTATCCAGGCACCACCGAAGAAGTGTGCGTGCCGCTGCTGGAGCAGGGCTCCGGCCTGCGCTTCAACGAAGATTTCTATTGCGGCTACAGCCCGGAACGGGTCAGCCCCGGTGATCGCCAGCGACGCCTGGCCGACATCCGCAAGATCACCTCCGGCTCGACCCCGGGCGTCGCTGCGGTGATCGACGGCCTGTACCAGCGCATCATCGCTGCCGGTACGTTCCCGGCGCCGTCGATGCGCGTGGCCGAAGCGGCCAAGGTGGTCGAGAACATCCAGCGTGACGTCAACATCGCGCTGGTCAACGAGCTGGCACTGATCTTCGACCGGCTCGGCATCGATACCCAGGACGTGCTCGACGCGGCCGGCAGCAAGTGGAACTTCCTGCCGTTCCGCCCGGGCCTGGTCGGTGGCCATTGCATCGGCGTGGATCCGTATTACCTGTTGCACAAGTCCGAGAGCGTGGGTTTCCACCCGGACCTGATCCATACCGCGCGGCAGGTCAACAACCGCGTGGGTGAACACGTGGCGACGCGGGTGCTGGCAATGCTGGCCGAACGCGACCGCGCTCCGGCGCAGGCACGGATCCTGGTACTGGGTGTGACCTTCAAGGAAGACTGCCCGGACCTGCGCAACAGCCGCGCGCTGGAACTGGCGCAGCGCCTGCGCGATGCCGGTGCCCAGGTCGAGGTCAGCGACCCATGGGTGGGCCCCGCCGCATTGGCCGGCGAAGGCGTGCAGTGGCTGGCCGAGCCGGCAGCAGGCTGCTACGACGCGGTGGTGCTGGCCGTGGCCCATGCCCACTTCAAGGCGATGGATGAAGCACGGATCCGCAGCCTGCTGGCGCCCGGCGGCCTGGTCTACGACGTGAAATCGGCCTGGCCGCGCAACGTGGTTGATGATCGACTGTAAACCCTGCGGACAGGCGGCGCGGTAGACTCGGGGGCAGTTGCAACCGAGGAAAGCCATGCACCGGTATATCGTCTACCTGCTCGCCATCCTGATGTTCCCGATCTGCCTGTGGCTGGCCGTGATATGGCCGGCCTGGTACTGGGGCGTCGGCCTGACTGCCGCGATGGTGGCGCTGGGGACCTGGGACCTGCTGCAGAAGCGCAGCACGCTGCGCCGCAATTATCCGGTGATGGCGCACTTCCGCTACGGCCTGGAATCGATCGGCCCGGAGATCCGCCAGTACTTCGTGCAGAGCGACCTGGAGGACGTGCCGTTCTCGCGGCAGCAGCGCGCGCTGATCTACCAGCGCGCCAAGAACGAAATGGACACGGTGCCGTTCGGTACCCTGCGCAGTACGTACGCTGTGGACTACGAGTGGATCAACCATTCGCTGGCGCCGACCGCCATCGCCAAGCATGACTTCCGCGTGCTGATCGGTGCCAGCTGCGCCAAGCCCTATTCGGCCAGCGTGTTCAATATCTCGGCAATGAGCTTTGGCTCGCTGTCGGCCAATGCGATCCGTGCGCTGAACGAAGGCGCGCGCCGCGGCGGCTTCTACCACGACACCGGCGAAGGCTCGATTTCACCCTATCACCGCGAAATGGGGGGTGACCTGGTGTGGGAGATCGGCTCGGGCTACTTCGGTTGCCGCGACGAGAAGGGCGGTTTCAGCGAAGAGCGCTTCGTTGCCAACGCCACCCATGACCAGGTCAAGATGATCGAGATCAAGCTGTCGCAGGGTGCCAAGCCCGGCCACGGCGGCGTGCTGCCGGCGCCGAAGGTGACCGCCGAGATTTCGGTGACCCGTGGCGTCCCGATGGGCGTGGATTGCGTGTCGCCGTCGCGTCACTCGGCATTCTCCACGCCGGTCGAGCTGCTGCAGTTCGTCGCCCGCCTGCGCGAGTTGTCAGGCGGAAAGCCGGTCGGCTTCAAGCTGGCCATTGGCCATCCGTGGGAGTGGTTCGGCATCGCCAAGGCGATGCAGGAGACCGGCCTGCTGCCGGACTTCATCGTGGTCGATGGTGCCGAGGGTGGTACCGGCGCAGCCCCGGCCGAGTTCGTCGACCATGTCGGCGTGCCGATGCATGAAGCCCTTTTGCTGGTGCACAACACTCTGGTCGGTCTGGACCTGCGTGACCGCATCCGCATCGGCGCGGCGGGAAAGATCACCAGTGCCTTCGACATCGCGCGCACCATCGCGCTCGGGGCCGACTGGTGCAATGCCGGCCGTGGCTTCATGTTCGCGCTGGGCTGCATCCAGTCGCTGAGCTGCCACACCGACAAGTGCCCGACCGGCATCGCCACGCAGGACCCGGCACGCTGGAAGCACCTTGATGCGCCGGACAAGGCAACGCGTGTGTACAGCTACCACGAGCACACACTGCACGCCTTGAAGGAGCTGCTCTGCGCTGCTGGCTTGAATGACCCGGCGGAGCTGGGCCCGGAGCACATCCTGCGTCGTGTTTCGCCCGTTGAGATCCGTTCGCTGGCGTCACTGTACCGTTATCTGGAACCGGGCGAGCTGCTGCACAAGGTGCCGGACCACGCGGTGTTCCATGCGTTCTGGGCCGATGCACGCAGCGACTCGTTCCAGCCACCGCCGAAGATCCAGGCGTTGCGCGCCAGCAAATCGCGATGACGCTTCTGTAGAGTCGAGTCTTGCTCGACTGCCTTTCAATCAGGCATCGCGACGTTGGAACGAAGAACAGCCGAGCATGGGCTCGGCGCTACAAGGAGGCGTCATGCAGTTCAGGACCGGCACCATGGCCGACGTGGCCACGTTGTGGGCGCTGCGTACGCGCTGCGTGCGCGAAACCTGCAGTAGCCACTACCCGCCGGAGGTGATCGCCCCCTGGTCGGCTTCACCGCCGCCGGTGCAGTACGCGCGGTTGCTGGGGCAGGGCGGTTGCGTGGTGGCTGAGGACACGCAGGGAGACCTGCTGGGCTTCGGCGTGTTTGATCTAGAGGCCAACGAAGTGGATGCGTTGTTCGTCGACCCGGATCAGGGCGGCAGGGGCATCGGCCAGGCCCTGATGCAGCGCCTGTTGGCGATGGCCGACCAGGAGCGCGAGGTCGTGCTGTCGGCCTCGCTCAATGCCGTACCGTTCTACCAGCGGCAGGGCTTCATCAGTGTGCGCGAAGAGGCTTACCCGCATCCCAGTGGTGTTTCGCTGGCCTCGGTGAGCATGCGCAGGCCGTGGTGACCAGTGTGTAGAGCCGAGCTCGCGCTCGGCTGCTTTTGATTCAAGCCGAGCATAGGCTCGGCTCTACAACGCAATGCAGTCGAGCAAGCTCGACTCTACAGGGCGGGCTTCAGCGCCCGGTCAACCACCCGATCACGCCTTCCGCTGCACGCAGGCCACTGGCGTAGCACGCAGTCAGCAGGTAGCCACCCGTCGGCGCCTCCCAGTCCAGCATTTCGCCGGCACAGAACACGCCGGGCACTGCCCGCAGCATCAAGCCCTCATCCATCGCATCCAGGCGCACGCCACCGGCGGTGCTGATCACTTCGGCCATCGGCCGCGGGCGCAGCAGCCGCAGCGGCAGACGCTTGAGCGTGGCAACCACGGCGGTCAGATCGTTGCCCGCTTCCTTGCCGAGGAGCTCGAACACCAGCGCGGCCTTCACCGCATCCAGACCGGCCTGACGGCGCAGGTGTTCGCCGAAACTGCGACCCTTGCGCGGGCGCGACAGGTCGGCCAGCAGGCGTGCCTCGTCGCGTCCCGGCACAAGGTCCAGCCACAGCATGGCGTGGCCATCGCGGTTGATGGTCTCGCGCAGATCAGCCGCCAACGCGTAGACCAGGCTGCCTTCGATGCCGTACTCGCTGGCCACGCATTCGCCCTGCAGCGACCGCGGCTGGCCGGCCAGGTCGATCCAGTGCGCAACGACCGGCTTCAGCGGCGCGCCGGCGTTGCGCTGGGCAAAGAACGGCGTCCAGTCGACGTCGAAGCCGCAGTTGGCTGACTGCAGCGGCGCAATCTCCACACCCTGTGCCTGCAATGGTGTGACCCAGGCGCCGTCACTGCCGAGCTGTGGCCAGCTGCCACCACCGACGGCCAGCACGGTGGCATCGGCGTGGACCGCGATCTCACCCTCTTCTGTGGTGAAGCGCAGGGCGCCGTCGTCACTCCAGCCGATCCAGCGATGGTTGGCATGCAGGCGCACGCCCTGTTCCTTCAATCGGCGTACCCAGCCGCGCAGCAGCGGTGCCGCCTTGCGGTCGACCGGGAACACGCGCCCGGAGCTGCCGACGTAGGTTTCCACGCCGAAATCGGCGGCCCAATCGCGCAGCGCCTGCGCATCGAAGCTGTCCAGCCATCGACCGACCGCGGCCGCCTGCTCGCGGTAGCGGCTGTCGAACAACGGGCGCGGCTCGGAGTGGGTGAGGTTGAGCCCACCCTTGCCGGCGATCAGGAACTTGCGGCCGGGCGAACCCTTGGCCTCGTACAGGTCGACCTGCAGCCCGGCCGCGCGCAGGCGCTCGGCGGCGAACAGGCCGGCCGGACCACCGCCGACGACGGCGACCCGGGGTGGCATTGCGGTATTACGGTTTGACATCGAGCAGCTCGACATCGAACACCAGCGACGAGCCAGCCGGGATCGGGCCGACGCGACGGTCGCCGTAGCCGTAGTCCGGCGGAATCATCAGGGTGCGCTTGCCACCGACCTTCATGCCGGCCACGCCCTCATCCCAGCCGCGGATGACCTGGCCGGCGCCGAGCGCGAAGGTGAACGGTTCGCCACGGCTGACCGAGCTGTCGAAGGTTTTGCCGTGCTTGGTTTCGGTGCGGTTGTCGTAGATCCAGCCGGTGTAGTGCACGGTGACCTTGTTGCCGGCAACGGCTTCGGTGCCGGTGCCCGGGACGGTATCGATGCGCTCGAAGGTGGTCAGGGTGCCACCCGGCGGTGGGCCGGACGGTTCTGTCGAGCAGCCAACGGCGGCGAGGGACAGCAGCAGGGGAAGCAGCAGGCGGCGCATCGGGCGTCTCCGGAAGGGCGCAGGGCGAGGGCGGCAAGGGTAGCGCATCGGCGCCGGGTATCATGGGGGCATGGCAAAACTCCTGCTCAATCTGCGCAATGTCGGCAACGACGAATATGCCGATGTCTGCACGCTGCTCGACCAGCACGGCATCGCCTGGTATCGCACCGAACCCAGCCCGTGGGGCATCTCCAACGGTGGCCTGTGGCTGCGCGAGGACGCCGATCATCCGCGCGCCAAGGCGCTGATGGCCGAGTACCAGGCCGAACGCGGGCCGCGCATCCGTGCCGAGCGCGAGCAGGCCCTGCGCGATGGCACCGCCGAGACTTTCGGCAGCCTGCTGCGGCGGCGGCCTGTGTACGTGGTGCTGGTGCTGCTGGCGATGGCCGGTGCGGCGGCGCTGGTGCTGCTGCCGTTCGTGCTGTTGCGGGGGTAAGGGGGGCTTCTGGCCGGGTTGCACCCGGCACCCGCCGATGCCAGGGCAACTACAACAGCAACAGCAACAGCAACAGCAACAGCAGGCAAGCCGTGGTGGGCAGGGCGGTGTGGGCAGGCGGGACACGCCGTAAACCCGTCCATGGGGGCTCGATGGCGCCATCCATGGCGCCAACGGTCCCGCCTGCCCACACCGCCCCGCCTCTGACAGATTCCGGGTGCCTGCCGGGGTCGGATCCCTCTGCTGCGCAGAGGGCTCTGACCCCTGAATCTGATTCTGGGGTGGTCTGGCGCTAAAATGGCAGGATGATCGCCAATACCGCTGCCTACCATTTCGCCGTCATCGACGCCCCCCAGGCCTTGTGCGACCAGTTGCTGGCGCGCGCCGAGGCGGCGCAGCTGCGTGGCACGATCCTGGTGGCGGGCGAGGGGCTGAACCTGTTCCTGGCCGGTGCGCCGGAGGCGGTCGAAAGTTTCTATGCGGTGCTGCGTACCGATGCGCGCTTTGCCGATATGCGGGTCAAGACCAGTTTCAGCGAGCACCAGCCGTTCGTGCGGCTGAAGGCCAAGGTGAAGGACGAGATCATCAGCTTCCGTCGCGATGACGGCCAGCCGCTGGATTACCCGCGCGCACCTGCGGTCGACCCGGCCACCGTGCAGCGCTGGTTGCGCCAGGGTCATGACGACGCCGGTAAGCCGGTGGTGATGCTCGATACGCGCAATCTGCAGGAAGTGGAGTACGGCACCTTCAAGGATGCGCTGGTCTTGCCGATCCACAAGTTCACCGACCTGCCCGAGGCGTTGGCGCCGCACCGCGAAGCGTTGAAGGACAGCACGGTGGTCAGTTTCTGCACCGGCGGCATCCGTTGCGAGAAGGCGGCGCTGTGGATGGTCAACGACGGCATGGACAACGTGCTGCAGCTCGACGGCGGCATCCTCGGCTATTTCGAGGAGGTGGGGGGCGAAGGCTATGAAGGCCGCTGCTTCGTGTTTGATGAGCGCGTGGCGCTGGATGCCGGACTGAAGCCAATGGTCGACCAGCCGCTGCCGGAGCCGCGCCCCAGCGCGTTCTGACGCTTCCTTGGTAGAGCCGGCCGCTGGCCGGCTGCAAGGGCTCTCCGTCTGCCGGCCAGCGGCCGGCACTACCCAATACGCATGGCACCCCGGGCCATGCCCGGCGGCCCTGAACCCGCCCCACGGGAATCAGCATCCCGCTACCGTCACTGGCCGCCGCGCCTGACCGACCCCATGCATGGGGAATCCTGTGACGGAAAACCGCCTGATGATTCCATTGTCGATTCTCGACCTGGCCCCGGTCTGCGAGGGCAGTGACACCACCGCCGCCTTCGCCAACATGCTGGAGCTGGCCCAGCATGCCGATGCGCTGGGCTACCGCCGCTACTGGCTGGCCGAACACCACAACATGCCCGGCATCGCCAGCGCCGCCACCGCGGTGCTGATCGGCCATGTCGCCGGTGGAACAAAGCGCATCCGCGTCGGTGCTGGCGGCATCATGCTACCCAATCATGCGCCGCTGCAGGTGGCCGAGCAGTTCGGCACGCTCGCCTCGTTGTATCCGGACCGCATCGATCTCGGCCTGGGCCGTGCGCCGGGCACCGATCAGCCGACCGCGCGTGCATTGCGCCGCTACTTCGACAGCGCTGACCAGTTCCCACAGGACGTGCGCGAGCTGCTGCACTACTTCGAGCCGGTGCAGCCCGGGCAGGCGGTGCAGGCCGTTCCGGGTGGTGGCCTGCGGGTGCCGACCTGGATCCTCGGTTCCAGCCTGTTCGGTGCGCGCATGGCCGCGTCGATGGGTCTGCCATACGCGTTTGCCTCGCACTTCGCACCGGATGTGATGGACGAAGCGCTGGCGGTGTACCGCCGCGAATTCCGCCCCTCGGGCACGCTGAAGCAGCCGCACGCGATGCTGGCCCTGAACGTCGTTGCCAGCGACAGCGAAGCCGAATCGCGGCGCCTGTTCACCAGCCAGCAGCAGAGTTTCGTGAACCTGCGTCGTGGCCGACCGGGCAAGATTCCGGCACCCATCGACGA contains:
- a CDS encoding helix-turn-helix domain-containing protein, producing the protein MKKAGHPRPADLARAAHSTTATISNWLNDHVSPSHVKAEQLFRIADAAKLDARELLYGISGLGVGEPGNAYIPSQAHLDVWQDAYELVSHLVAENGLEIDHRRHAALDLLAFELLMDGFSRSKVARVLMTSMT
- a CDS encoding 4Fe-4S dicluster domain-containing protein encodes the protein MSTTCTTTPGPWHWRGPLSAALLVLFYALPWLRWDGRQALLLDINARRFDLFGWTLWPGDAGVLIGLLAALAVGLALLTHLAGRIWCGHACPQTLWRRAFDWIARAVARMLPASMARPATQVAWGLLSLWTGMTFVGLFSPIGELVSALPHAGWSRWETFWVLFYATATLGNAGFLREQVCRSLCPFARMQPLLTDPHTPRMMYDARRGEPRGSRPSGLGGVLGRGRGLLDPTTAQDYVFRAAHPLLAGPMPVFSANRLGDCTDCAACVNACPMQLDIRHGPQADCLACGACMEACAQQQHRAGFGPGLVRYCSPQSMAGQPRRWWRPRTLGLLSMLLALLACGAWRLL
- a CDS encoding group III truncated hemoglobin; protein product: MTAIPPPALPVASPELCTEQEVSRLVHDFYARVREEERLGPVFGAHVHDWPEHLAQLVDFWSAMLRGTRRFKGSPMSKHMAIELDKDLFDRWLVLFRITTAECNNPPMQELANDVAARIGDTFWKRYQMLRWPQVGLPVLGIPAKD
- the hemN gene encoding oxygen-independent coproporphyrinogen III oxidase, encoding MDTFSPAAGGLAWNFDPDLLRRHDRPGPRYTSYPTAPHFHDGFDAPALRQAIADSNQLARALSLYVHVPFCSSPCFYCGCNRVISRDRGRGHSYVSRVLAEADLLAPQFEDGREVIQLHLGGGTPNFLDAEAMTTLIEGLRRRFDFSDSSQRDFSIELDPRFIDTPDVAMLARLGFNRASLGVQDFDPQVQESINRVQGVQQTLDILRACRDSGMRSVNVDLIYGLPGQSLEGFGRTLELVLALRPDRLAVYGYAHLPHLFRAQKQIDESRLPSPEDKLALLGLAVERLSAAGYQYIGMDHFALPEEDLSRAQRAGQLHRNFMGYTTHADTDLLGLGVSAISHIGATYSQNPRDLPSWEDAVDHGQLPVWRGVALSADDQLRAELIQQLMCQGEVDGAVLGQRHGVDFEQYFAEDLRSVQRLQDDGLAEYREGVVRASEPGRPLLRLLAMCFDPYLRAAHEQPRYSRAI
- a CDS encoding BLUF domain-containing protein — encoded protein: MSLHAIAYASEARADLQTTDLDRLLADATAFNRVAGVTGVLMFDGTRFLQYLEGPEDGIDSVFPRILNARSHGQLKVLCRAPVAQRAFPRWSMGTRRIEADLLAQIIDAAWPGFLLGSGGFERLRQAWTGADGELEPAAVALGS
- a CDS encoding nucleotide sugar dehydrogenase; the encoded protein is MSVPVAAADAPRFAVIGLGYVGLPLAVAFGRHWPTLGFDIDAGRIAELRKGVDHTLEMEADELVTAQLLEYGSDPDLLDACNVYVVTVPTPIDAYEQPDLEPLRSATRLIASHLRAGDLVIYESTVYPGTTEEVCVPLLEQGSGLRFNEDFYCGYSPERVSPGDRQRRLADIRKITSGSTPGVAAVIDGLYQRIIAAGTFPAPSMRVAEAAKVVENIQRDVNIALVNELALIFDRLGIDTQDVLDAAGSKWNFLPFRPGLVGGHCIGVDPYYLLHKSESVGFHPDLIHTARQVNNRVGEHVATRVLAMLAERDRAPAQARILVLGVTFKEDCPDLRNSRALELAQRLRDAGAQVEVSDPWVGPAALAGEGVQWLAEPAAGCYDAVVLAVAHAHFKAMDEARIRSLLAPGGLVYDVKSAWPRNVVDDRL
- a CDS encoding FMN-binding glutamate synthase family protein encodes the protein MHRYIVYLLAILMFPICLWLAVIWPAWYWGVGLTAAMVALGTWDLLQKRSTLRRNYPVMAHFRYGLESIGPEIRQYFVQSDLEDVPFSRQQRALIYQRAKNEMDTVPFGTLRSTYAVDYEWINHSLAPTAIAKHDFRVLIGASCAKPYSASVFNISAMSFGSLSANAIRALNEGARRGGFYHDTGEGSISPYHREMGGDLVWEIGSGYFGCRDEKGGFSEERFVANATHDQVKMIEIKLSQGAKPGHGGVLPAPKVTAEISVTRGVPMGVDCVSPSRHSAFSTPVELLQFVARLRELSGGKPVGFKLAIGHPWEWFGIAKAMQETGLLPDFIVVDGAEGGTGAAPAEFVDHVGVPMHEALLLVHNTLVGLDLRDRIRIGAAGKITSAFDIARTIALGADWCNAGRGFMFALGCIQSLSCHTDKCPTGIATQDPARWKHLDAPDKATRVYSYHEHTLHALKELLCAAGLNDPAELGPEHILRRVSPVEIRSLASLYRYLEPGELLHKVPDHAVFHAFWADARSDSFQPPPKIQALRASKSR
- a CDS encoding GNAT family N-acetyltransferase; protein product: MQFRTGTMADVATLWALRTRCVRETCSSHYPPEVIAPWSASPPPVQYARLLGQGGCVVAEDTQGDLLGFGVFDLEANEVDALFVDPDQGGRGIGQALMQRLLAMADQEREVVLSASLNAVPFYQRQGFISVREEAYPHPSGVSLASVSMRRPW